CCAAGTTTTATATCAAGTGTCAGCCTTACCATGAAATTTGGAGATTCAGGCAACTGACAGATCAAAGTAAGACAAATAGATCATATTTCTGAAACTAAAACCTAAAGCCATATCAACAGATAGGTTCGACAGAAAAAAGGAGACACAACTCCTTGGGTACATAGTGAAGCTATTAGGATAAATAGAGATACCAAATTTTTTTATCTCTTGGAACGTTAAAGAAGAGAGGCAGCTTAAGATCTCCAGGGTATATGCACAAATTTACAAGAAAATCAAATTCAGACCTATATTTCATTTCTAAGTATGAACAGTATAAACTAAGTAGCACACATAATCAAAGAAAATAGTCGTATACAAGTTCCAGTTTGTCAAAGTACATGCAAATAACAAACCTTTTTCAACATGCCACGTCCATTATAGTGATAACCACCATTAAATCCTTCTGTTGCATCCGCACGTAGATATAACATAAGCCAGGGATATTTAGTTGATGTTGTCAACCTGTGAgaaaaaatccaacttcctgtgCTAGTATTCTTCCTCCATGAGACTGAAAAGAAGGAGTTGTTGCCCACATTTTCACCCAAGTTGGCATCAAGGTCATATGTTCCATTAAATTCTCCAGTTAAATAAACCTTCTGGTTGCCACCCAGCATTGAGTACTTGTGGTAAACAACTGGTTGATTCATACATCCCTCACCAAAACACGGAAAATTTCTGTCTGTcactattttacttattttttttccattttctggACAGAGAGTAGTGTTTTTGTCAAAATTCCCATTTTTAACCATGATCATCCAAAATTGCCAGGGATTTGGGGATTCCTGTACCTCACATAAAGAACCGAGATACAGCTCTTTCTCCTTTGCAAACAGGTCAGGGTCAGCATAAGACTCAAAGCCCATTATAGGAAATTTATCACCAGCTCCTAACCTGTTGTCAGTTTCATTCACTTTGTGAAGTACTCTGCACTGACTGCCATTATTAACAAGGCCGCCACCCAGATAAACTGATGAACAGAACAGGACAGTAGAGTGTTCAATATTTGAAAAGGATATGTGATATTATTCTTTTTTAGTTTTATACTTAAcaaataaattttgagtttttgtgAGACATGTGGATATTGGACTTTAACACATTCTTCGCTTGCTTATTATGGTTAATAAGATGACAAGGAAACCGAATGCAGTAGCCTAGTTGAAGATAATTACTTAAATCAGGATCCCTACAGTTTCTTCAAATCCTATCACTAACTTGAGGATTAAATGTTTCCTATGATGTGGGAAAAAAATTAAGATCAATTACAGAAATATTATGGACATAATTGGAACAATGCAGCCGGATTGAACAGCATTATGGTCTTACCAAAGAAACCAAAACACATTTTAGGAAACTATTTTGTATCGAAGAAATCAATTTGCTGCAAGGTTCTAATGAATGAAAGAattaagagaaaaagaagaaagcaGAGTAATTTGGAAAAAAGAATAAGGAAACTAGATGTACCGTACCTATGACAAATTTTCCAGAAACTCTTAAAAAGTATGAAATATATATCTCAAAAGAAAGTTAGAAACTTATCTagacttcaaaaaaaaaaatcaaaaggaaAATCCAATACATGACATCAAATGGTTCAACTAACAAACTTTCAAAAGTCAAATAAAATGGGAGTTAGGTTGTAAACAGACCCTCCTTTTGTTAAAAAGTTGACTCGTACAGAGATGGCACAACAAAGGGACAAGGATCTTTCCTAGAATTGTGACAAACCACACTCGTTCAAGCATCAATGTAAAAAATTGTTTTGGTTGGAGATAAAAGATCCCGACAATGTTTCACATAATCAAGAGGAGTGTAGTCAAACTGAAATATCCTTGCATGCAATAATGGGCCAAGAAAATGCACAAGCTATTCAATCTTGAGCTTGAGGACAAGCTTTAGTCCTTTAGTTggaatatttatcttaatattttattttaactatGTAACCTCTATTCAAGAAGCCagctttttaaaaaattaagagaTTTAAGACTTTCTCTCAACAAATCTAAGGTCTGGAATTCCCCTCAACAAGCTACACTTGTTCACTATACGTCATTCACACGGAAGAAACAACGAGAAAAGCCCCGCTAGGTCAAACGATTTCCCTAAAAATCGTCTAGTGACCTGATCCATAACTTGGGACCGTAACAAAGTGCCACCTactaatctaatatatatatatatatatatattattttattttgataaaatattaattaatatcatttaaaaattttaagaaataatgTTAGTTTTTTTAATGTGTGCCTACTCCCTAGAAAATTCAAGTTGGGATGTCATGTCATCCACAAGAAAACCACAGGGCTGAATTCAGTTACATAATTTTAACAATGTTATCAATTGTCCTTAAACTAACTTTTAATAAAGTCCTGGGTTAAGATTATAAAAAAAATGGTGGAGAAAGGAAGTAGTGAACGAACTGAATTCAGATTTCAACCAATTCTCAGAAAGTAGAATACAAGTGAATGTGTAAAGAATACAAAGAAATGATAAGTTTGGGCTTAGCAATGTTGGCTACCTCAAGATGTGATGACGAAGAAAGTATGGATTCCAAAACCAACAAAGTTGTAGAAGGAAATGAGACTCACAACTTTGCAGGTCAAAAGAAAGTTGAAGAAAGTGGTAAAATGGTAACTAAGGTCAATGATCAATTTCATTTTTTATCTTGAAATCCCCATTTGAAAATAGTTAGTAGGGAAGTTTTTAGATACGTTTGATCTTAGAGATTAAGCAATATCCATTACTAGGAATTCAAGTATGCACCTAATTACATAATTCAATCAGTCCAAGTCAAAATGGCTTTAATAACAATATGATATTGGGGAAGTTGATTCGCCACTATAATCTTCATCAAAAGCAATTAGAAATGCTGAGAAACTGTGTTGCCTGGCCAACAGATTCACAGCTATCGCATTCTTTTTAAAGTTGAAAACAACGATTCTGCAGGCCTCTCAACAGGTCAGCAACAGCATTGGAAGAGAAAGTTTACCCAATTATACATTTACCATTACCAGCTCCCAGTTGATAGGAATAACGACCATTGCATATACGTTTACACAATGTCGCTGGATTATTGGTAGTACCTATCTATTCTAGGATATTATAGAAATAACTTCAAGATTTTGATTGAACACATGGTATTTCAGATTTCGGTATTAGTGTGCAGGGTagtaattttacttgataaagaAATGAAGTAAGAAAAAGATCAACAGACCACCTGACTGATCAACAGCGTACTGTAAGAGAATAAAGAAAGGGAGGAGGTACCGGAGTCAGAAGAGCAGTAAAGATCAGTACAATCAGCCCAGCGGGGGCTGCCCACGTTAGGAACTTCAAAGCCAACTTCGTTGCAGAAATTCCAAGCTTCCAAAGCAACTCTGACGTTTGGGTTCGTCATTCCAGGGTCCCCAACGGCAGAAACGTAGTTGGTAGGCTCACCATGAATCAACAAATATGCAGAACTTTGACCAAACAATTGTTGG
This window of the Gossypium arboreum isolate Shixiya-1 chromosome 12, ASM2569848v2, whole genome shotgun sequence genome carries:
- the LOC108479705 gene encoding uncharacterized protein LOC108479705 isoform X3, producing the protein MGFSCLVLVFVVQQLFGQSSAYLLIHGEPTNYVSAVGDPGMTNPNVRVALEAWNFCNEVGFEVPNVGSPRWADCTDLYCSSDSVYLGGGLVNNGSQCRVLHKVNETDNRLGAGDKFPIMGFESYADPDLFAKEKELYLGSLCEVQESPNPWQFWMIMVKNGNFDKNTTLCPENGKKISKIVTDRNFPCFGEGCMNQPVVYHKYSMLGGNQKVYLTGEFNGTYDLDANLGENVGNNSFFSVSWRKNTSTGSWIFSHRLTTSTKYPWLMLYLRADATEGFNGGYHYNGRGMLKKLPESPNFMVRLTLDIKLGGGPNSQFYLLDIGSCWKNNGEPCDGDVLTDVTRYSEMIINPETTSWCRPDNLVSCPPYHISPTGEIIYRNETDQFPYSAYHLYCSPGNAKYLEKPYDICDPYSNPQSQELVQILPHPEWAVHGYPEKKGDGWIGDRRTWELDVGALSSRLYFYQDPGTKPARRIWSSINIGTEIYVSHTRETAEWSCSRY
- the LOC108479705 gene encoding uncharacterized protein LOC108479705 isoform X1, which gives rise to MGFSCLVLVFVVQQLFGQSSAYLLIHGEPTNYVSAVGDPGMTNPNVRVALEAWNFCNEVGFEVPNVGSPRWADCTDLYCSSDSVYLGGGLVNNGSQCRVLHKVNETDNRLGAGDKFPIMGFESYADPDLFAKEKELYLGSLCEVQESPNPWQFWMIMVKNGNFDKNTTLCPENGKKISKIVTDRNFPCFGEGCMNQPVVYHKYSMLGGNQKVYLTGEFNGTYDLDANLGENVGNNSFFSVSWRKNTSTGSWIFSHRLTTSTKYPWLMLYLRADATEGFNGGYHYNGRGMLKKLPESPNFMVRLTLDIKLGGGPNSQFYLLDIGSCWKNNGEPCDGDVLTDVTRYSEMIINPETTSWCRPDNLVSCPPYHISPTGEIIYRNETDQFPYSAYHLYCSPGNAKYLEKPYDICDPYSNPQSQELVQILPHPEWAVHGYPEKKGDGWIGDRRTWELDVGALSSRLYFYQDPGTKPARRIWSSINIGTEIYVSHTRETAEWSVSDFDVLLPEFTHKADSSSSY
- the LOC108479705 gene encoding uncharacterized protein LOC108479705 isoform X2, giving the protein MGFSCLVLVFVVQQLFGQSSAYLLIHGEPTNYVSAVGDPGMTNPNVRVALEAWNFCNEVGFEVPNVGSPRWADCTDLYCSSDSVYLGGGLVNNGSQCRVLHKVNETDNRLGAGDKFPIMGFESYADPDLFAKEKELYLGSLCEVQESPNPWQFWMIMVKNGNFDKNTTLCPENGKKISKIVTDRNFPCFGEGCMNQPVVYHKYSMLGGNQKVYLTGEFNGTYDLDANLGENVGNNSFFSVSWRKNTSTGSWIFSHRLTTSTKYPWLMLYLRADATEGFNGGYHYNGRGMLKKLPESPNFMVRLTLDIKLGGGPNSQFYLLDIGSCWKNNGEPCDGDVLTDVTRYSEMIINPETTSWCRPDNLVSCPPYHISPTGEIIYRNETDQFPYSAYHLYCSPGNAKYLEKPYDICDPYSNPQSQELVQILPHPEWAVHGYPEKKGDGWIGDRRTWELDVGALSSRLYFYQDPGTKPARRIWSSINIGTEIYVSHTRETAEWSCSRC